From the genome of Mesorhizobium japonicum MAFF 303099, one region includes:
- a CDS encoding YciI-like protein, with amino-acid sequence MLFAFVCKDKPGSLQVRLDTRPEHVAFLEGLNADKKLAFAGPFLDADGKPNGSLVVVEAPDLAAAQALSAADPYAKAGLFESVEIRQWNWTFNKPAAS; translated from the coding sequence ATGCTGTTTGCTTTTGTTTGCAAGGACAAGCCGGGAAGCCTGCAGGTGCGCCTCGACACGCGGCCCGAGCATGTCGCCTTTCTCGAAGGGCTGAATGCGGACAAGAAACTGGCCTTCGCCGGTCCGTTCCTCGATGCCGATGGCAAGCCCAATGGCAGTCTCGTGGTCGTTGAGGCGCCGGATCTGGCCGCGGCGCAGGCCTTGTCGGCCGCCGACCCCTATGCCAAGGCGGGCCTGTTCGAAAGCGTCGAAATTCGCCAGTGGAACTGGACGTTCAACAAGCCGGCGGCTAGTTAA